Proteins found in one Thalassophryne amazonica chromosome 1, fThaAma1.1, whole genome shotgun sequence genomic segment:
- the LOC117506471 gene encoding kelch-like protein 34 encodes MENYCLLYSSCYRTGLLARFQRLRSESRMCDVVLEAGGVSFPCHRALLAGSSDYFWALFGETTAERLATSISLTVLTPKGLEAILDFLYSGWLNISPLTLPAVLETARYLQVETAVSICERFITDRLSAENCCCYANLAERHALPNALHAANQTISMEMGRLLKENRDGLLGLNFQSLMAVLDAEDMPGVKEVELVKLALDWLDENGPLPLLRSNLLLSHLRFGLVTASDLTNLCHAHRVMATPLIRSHLTRALEYHNLGSAQPIRQSRQSSVRASTNRVLLVGGGTSPDWPEQEILTFDIRKRKFSSLSGGLPRRLRNHCVCSVGGFLFVLGGEEVREGDEDGKKTVTATTSNQVWRYDPRFDCWEQVESMLEERAQFTCCIVGDFIYVVGGCQTEPDNNAHTSVGTVEFYDMATGTWRRGASMPRPLYGHASAVLDGSIYVSGGLPGNSGSIHGDLREFTKEVLFWDLKARVWEKKASMSIARFGHRMATAHGWIYALLGRYEPFCDIERYDSKSDHWTRLLPLLIGSFTYGIASTPSGSLLVFGGRRWSEGQEVTVKSVLEYDTKKDHWREICQLPRPLTGTECTLLLVPD; translated from the coding sequence ATGGAGAACTACTGCCTCCTCTACAGTTCCTGTTACAGAACTGGGCTTCTCGCCAGGTTCCAGCGCCTGCGCTCCGAGAGCAGGATGTGTGATGTCGTCTTGGAGGCCGGCGGCGTATCGTTCCCGTGTCATCGCGCCCTTTTGGCCGGCTCCAGTGATTATTTTTGGGCGCTGTTTGGAGAGACTACCGCTGAGAGATTAGCAACATCCATTAGCCTCACAGTGCTAACACCTAAGGGTTTAGAGGCCATTCTGGACTTCCTGTATTCTGGCTGGCTCAACATATCACCGCTCACACTTCCTGCTGTCTTGGAAACCGCCCGTTACTTGCAGGTGGAGACGGCTGTGTCGATATGCGAGCGCTTTATTACTGACAGGCTGAGTGCCGAGAACTGCTGCTGCTATGCTAACCTGGCGGAGCGTCACGCCCTTCCAAATGCGCTCCATGCTGCAAATCAAACCATTTCCATGGAGATGGGGAGGTTACTGAAGGAAAACAGGGACGGACTTCTCGGACTGAACTTCCAGTCACTGATGGCGGTGCTGGATGCCGAAGACATGCCCGGTGTCAAGGAGGTAGAGCTAGTAAAACTTGCTCTGGATTGGCTGGATGAGAATGGACCCCTCCCTTTGCTGAGATCCAATCTTCTCCTGAGTCACCTGCGCTTTGGATTGGTCACCGCATCTGACCTCACAAACCTGTGCCATGCCCACAGGGTGATGGCCACACCTCTGATAAGAAGTCATCTGACACGTGCCTTGGAGTATCACAATCTGGGCTCAGCTCAGCCAATCAGGCAGAGCCGACAGTCGTCAGTCAGAGCATCGACCAATCGTGTCCTGCTTGTAGGTGGAGGGACCAGTCCTGATTGGCCAGAACAGGAGATACTGACCTTTGATATCAGAAAAAGAAAGTTTTCCTCTCTGAGTGGCGGTCTCCCACGGCGATTGAGAAATCACTGCGTGTGTTCGGTGGGAGGCTTCCTGTTTGTGCTCGGGGGAGAGGAGGTGAGAGAAGGTGATGAGGATGGGAAGAAGACTGTCACCGCGACAACATCCAACCAGGTGTGGCGCTACGATcctcgttttgactgttgggagcAGGTGGAGTCCATGCTGGAGGAACGGGCTCAGTTCACCTGCTGCATTGTGGGGGATTTTATTTATGTTGTGGGCGGATGTCAAACAGAACCCGACAACAACGCACACACCTCTGTGGGTACGGTTGAGTTTTACGACATGGCCACGGGAACGTGGAGGAGAGGGGCCTCGATGCCACGCCCCCTTTATGGCCATGCTTCTGCAGTGCTTGACGGAAGCATCTATGTGTCAGGCGGTCTCCCAGGCAACAGCGGCAGCATCCATGGCGATCTGCGTGAGTTCACAAAGGAAGTCCTGTTCTGGGACCTAAAAGCCAGAGTCTGGGAGAAGAAGGCCTCCATGTCCATCGCCAGGTTCGGTCACCGAATGGCCACAGCCCACGGCTGGATCTACGCCCTCTTAGGCAGGTATGAGCCATTCTGCGATATTGAACGGTACGATTCAAAGTCAGACCACTGGACCCGCCTCCTGCCGCTTCTCATTGGTTCATTCACCTACGGGATAGCCTCGACGCCATCTGGGAGCCTGCTGGTATTTGGAGGGAGGCGGTGGAGCGAAGGGCAAGAGGTGACAGTGAAGAGTGTGTTGGAATATGATACGAAGAAAGACCACTGGAGGGAGATCTGTCAACTGCCCAGACCTCTCACGGGGACCGAGTGCACGCTGCTGCTCGTGCCAGACTAA